The following are encoded together in the Ictidomys tridecemlineatus isolate mIctTri1 chromosome X, mIctTri1.hap1, whole genome shotgun sequence genome:
- the Brs3 gene encoding bombesin receptor subtype-3 codes for MSQRQPQSPNETLISITNDTESSSSVVSNDTTNKARTGDNSPGIEALCAIYITYAVIISVGILGNAILIKVFFKTKSMQTVPNIFITSLAFGDLLLLLTCVPVDATHYLAEGWLFGRIGCKVLSFIRLTSVGVSVFTLTILSADRYKAVVKPLERQPSNAILKTCAKAGCIWIVSMIFALPEAIFSNVYTFRDPDKNITYESCASYPVSERLLQEIHSLLCFLVFYIIPLSIISVYYSLIARTLYKSTLNIPTEEQSHARKQIESRKRIAKTVLVLVALFALCWLPNHLLYLYHSFTYQNYVDPSAIHFIVTIFSRVLAFSNSCVNPFALYWLSKTFQKHFKAQLFCCKAELSEPSPAATPLNNLAVMGRVPVPGTGSTQVSEISVALFSGCSMKKEEDRV; via the exons ATGtctcaaaggcagcctcagtcACCTAATGAGACTTTAATTTCAATCACAAATGACACAGAATCATCAAGCTCTGTCGTTTCCAACGATACCACAAATAAAGCACGGACCGGAGACAACTCTCCAGGAATAGAAGCACTGTGTGCCATCTATATCACTTATGCTGTGATCATTTCAGTGGGCATCCTTGGAAATGCTATTCTCATCAAAGTCTTTTTCAAGACCAAATCCATGCAAAcagttccaaatattttcatcaccagCCTGGCTTTTGGAGATCTTTTACTTCTGCTGACTTGTGTGCCAGTGGATGCAACCCACTACCTTGCAGAGGGATGGCTGTTCGGAAGAATTGGTTGTAAGGTGCTCTCTTTCATCCGGCTCACTTCTGTTGGTGTGTCGGTGTTCACATTAACAATTCTCAGCGCTGACAG ATACAAAGCAGTTGTGAAGCCACTTGAGCGACAGCCCTCCAATGCCATCCTGAAGACTTGTGCAAAAGCTGGCTGCATCTGGATCGTGTCTATGATATTTGCTCTACCAGAGGCTATCTTTTCAAATGTGTATACTTTTCGAGATCCTGACAAAAATATAACATATGAATCATGTGCCTCTTACCCTGTCTCTGAAAGGCTCCTGCAAGAAATACATTCTCTGTTGTGCTTCTTAGTGTTCTACATTATTCCACTCTCAATTATCTCTGTCTATTATTCTTTGATTGCTAGGACTCTTTACAAAAGCACCTTGAACATACCTACTGAGGAACAAAGCCATGCCCGCAAACAG ATTGAATCCCGGAAGAGAATTGCCAAAACGGTACTGGTGCTGGTGGCTCTGTTTGCTCTCTGCTGGTTGCCGAATCACCTACTGTATCTCTACCACTCATTCACTTACCAAAACTATGTAGATCCTTCTGCCATCCATTTTATTGTCACCATTTTCTCTCGGGTGCTGGCTTTTAGCAATTCTTGTGTAAACCCCTTTGCTCTCTACTGGCTGAGCAAAACCTTCCAGAAGCATTTTAAAGCTCAGCTTTTCTGCTGCAAGGCAGAGCTGTCTGAACCTTCTCCTGCTGCTACCCCTCTTAACAATCTGGCTGTGATGGGAAGGGTCCCAGTTCCTGGCACTGGGAGCACACAGGTGTCTGAAATTAGTGTGGCCCTGTTCAGTGGGTGCAGCATGAAGAAGGAAGAGGACAGAGTCTag